From the genome of Vicia villosa cultivar HV-30 ecotype Madison, WI linkage group LG2, Vvil1.0, whole genome shotgun sequence, one region includes:
- the LOC131654110 gene encoding N-terminal acetyltransferase A complex auxiliary subunit NAA15-like — MGATLPPKEANLFKLIVKSYETKQYKKGLKAADAILKKYPDHGETLSMKGLTLNCMDRKSEAYELVRQGLKNDLKSHVCWHVYGLLYRSDREYREAIKCYRNALRIDPDNIEILRDLSLLQAQMRDLSGFVETRQQLLTLKSNHRMNWIGFAVSHHLNSNASKAIEILEAYEGTLEDDYPPENERIEHGEMLLYKVSLLEECGFFERAFEELQKKETKIIDKLGYKEQEVSLLVKLGRLEEGEKLYQTLLSMNPDNYRYYEGLQQCVGLYSADGHFSPDEIDRLDTLYKTLGQQFKWSSAVKRIPLDFLQGDRFREAADSYIRPLLTKGVPSLFSDLSSLYNHPGKADILEQIILELENSIRATGQYPGRVEKEPPSTFMWTLFLLAQHYDRRGQYETALSKINEAIEHTPTVIDLYSAKSRILKHAGDLAAAAALADEARCMDLGDRYVNSDCVKRMLQADQMVLAEKTAVLFTKDGDQHNNLHDMQCMWYELASAESHFRQGDLGLSLKKFLAVEKHYADITEDQFDFHSYCLRKMTLRTYVEMLQFQDRLHSHAYFRKAAAGAIRCYIKLHDSPPKSSDEEDSEMSKLLPAQKKKLRQKQRKAEARAKKEAEEKNEESSASGISKSGKRHTKPVDPDPRGEKLLQVEDPLLEATKYLKLLQKNSPDSLETHLLSFELYMRKQKILLAFQALKQLLRLDAEHPDCHRCLIKFFHKVGSMNTPVTDGEKLVWSVLEAERQTISQLHGKSLLEANNLFLEKHEGSLMHRAAVGEMVYILDPNRRSEAVKLIEGSTNNLVSRNGALGPIPEWKLKDCIAVHKLLGSVLEDQDAALRWKVRCAEFFPYSTYFEGSQSSASPNSALSQICKAAVNGTSSHSPGDNVVEHVASNGKLDTFKDLTI, encoded by the exons ATGGGTGCTACTCTTCCTCCCAAAGAGGCCAACCTCTTCAAACTCATCGTG AAATCCTATGAAACCAAACAATACAAAAAGGGTCTCAAAGCAGCCGATGctattttgaaaaaatatccaGATCATGGAG AAACTTTATCGATGAAGGGTTTGACATTAAATTGCATGGATCGTAAATCTGAAGCATATGAACTGGTTCGCCAAGGATTGAAG AATGACCTTAAGAGTCATGTTTGCTGGCATGTTTATGGTCTTCTCTATCGGTCGGACAGAGAATACAGGGAAGCAATCAAGTGCTATCGAAATGCACTGAGAATAGATCCTGACAATATTGAAATCTTACGTGATCTATCTCTCTTACAG GCTCAAATGCGAGATTTATCTGGCTTTGTTGAGACGCGACAACAACTTCTGACTCTCAAGTCAAATCATCGCATGAACTGGATTGGCTTTGCTGTTTCACATCATTTGAACTCTAA TGCGTCAAAAGCTATTGAAATTCTGGAAGCATATGAAGGGACATTAGAAGATGATTATCCTCCAGAAAATGAACGGATTGAGCATGGTGAAATGCTTTTATATAAG GTCTCGTTGTTAGAGGAATGTGGATTTTTTGAGAGAGCTTTTGAGGAGTTGCAGAAGAAGGAGACAAAGATT ATTGATAAGCTTGGATATAAAGAACAAGAGGTTTCACTGTTAGTCAAGCTTGGTCGCTTAGAAGAAGGCGAGAAATTGTACCAGACATTGCTTTCCATGAATCCAGACAATTATAG ATATTATGAAGGCCTTCAACAATGCGTAGGATTATATTCCGCAGATGGCCATTTTTCTCCTGATGAAATAGATCGATTAGATACCTTGTACAAAACACTTGGGCAGCAATTTAAGTGGTCATCTGCTGTTAAG AGAATACCACTAGATTTTCTTCAAGGTGATAGGTTTCGAGAAGCAGCTGATAGTTATATTAGACCTCTTCTAACTAAG GGAGTTCCATCTCTTTTCTCGGATCTTTCTTCTTTATACAATCACCCTGGGAAG GCAGACATTTTGGAACAAATTATTCTTGAGTTAGAGAATTCTATTAGGGCAACTGGTCAATACCCTGGGAG AGTAGAAAAAGAGCCCCCATCAACTTTTATGTGGACTTTGTTCTTGTTGGCTCAG CATTATGACAGGCGGGGTCAATATGAAACCGCACTTTCTAAAATCAACGAGGCTATAGAACATACACCTACTGTCATTGATCTATATTCTGCCAAG AGTCGGATACTGAAGCATGCTGGTGATTTGGCTGCTGCTGCTGCATTGGCAGATGAAGCTAGATGTATGGATCTTGGCGATCGTTATGTTAATAGTGATTGTGTGAAGCGCATGCTGCAGGCTGATCAG ATGGTTTTGGCCGAAAAAACTGCTGTGCTATTCACAAAAGATGGGGATCAACACAACAACCTCCATGACATGCAGTGCATGTG GTATGAGCTTGCCTCTGCTGAAAGCCATTTCCGCCAAGGGGATCTTGGACTGTCTCTCAAAAAATTCTTAGCAGTGGAGAAGCATTATGCAGATATTACTGAAGACCAATTTGATTTTCATTCATACTGCTTAAGGAAAATGACGTTGCGTACGTATGTGGAAATGCTTCAATTTCAAGACAGATTGCATTCACATGCATATTTTCGTAAAGCGGCTGCAGGAGCTATCAG ATGTTATATAAAATTGCACGATTCTCCTCCAAAGTCATCTGACGAGGAGGATAGTGAAATGTCTAAGTTGCTTCCTGCTCAGAAAAAGAAATTAAGGCAAAAACAGAGAAAGGCAGAAGCGAGAGCTAAAAAA GAGGCAGAAGAGAAAAATGAAGAATCAAGTGCTAGTGGTATATCAAAGTCTGGGAAACGTCATACAAAACCCGTAGATCCAGATCCTCGGGGCGAAAAGTTGTTGCAG GTTGAAGATCCATTGTTGGAAGCCACAAAATACTTGAAATTGCTGCAGAAGAATTCACCTGATTCTTTGGAGACTCACTTGCTCTCCTTTGAATTATACATGAGAAAACAGAAGATTTTGCTAGCCTTCCAg GCTTTAAAGCAATTGCTGAGGTTGGATGCTGAACACCCTGATTGTCATCGCTGCTTG ATTAAATTCTTCCATAAAGTGGGATCCATGAATACTCCCGTGACTGATGGTGAGAAACTCGTTTGGAGTGTTTTAGAAGCTGAGCGCCAAACTATAAG TCAGCTGCATGGAAAATCTTTACTCGAGGCAAATAATCTTTTCCTAGAAAAACATGAAG GTTCTTTGATGCATAGAGCTGCTGTTGGAGAAATGGTGTACATTTTAGATCCCAATAGAAGATCTGAGGCTGTCAAGTTGATTGAAGGGTCAACAAATAACCTTGTGTCAAG AAATGGCGCACTTGGACCAATCCCGGAGTGGAAACTTAAAGATTGTATTGCAGTTCATAAACTTCTTGGATCAGTTCTTGAGGATCAGGATGCTGCATTGA GATGGAAAGTGCGCTGTGCCGAGTTTTTCCCATACTCTACATACTTTGAGGGAAGTCAAAGCTCTGCCTCACCCAACTCTGCTCTCAGTCAAATATGCAAGGCCGCCGTAAATGGTACTTCTAGCCATTCACCGGGTGATAACGTTGTGGAACATGTTGCATCAAACGGCAAACTTGACACATTTAAAGATCTCACTATCTGA
- the LOC131648391 gene encoding DNA-repair protein XRCC1-like, which produces MSDINKGSKRNLPSWMSSKDNDDDGNSGKKPVLDGESGEKSSEIEISKKKAKLQSSASCSESIGFDKLLEGVVFVLSGFVNPERGILRSRAMEMGAEFKPDWNSNCTLLVCAFPNTPKFRQVEADCGTIVSKDWIQECYTQRKLVEIDSYLMHAGKPWRKGSRSHEVNEEHKPSHRPPRHVDREASKASTSIKSKGKDIDGARKCFEPSEVKKWALDDLNKTIQWLESQEEKPDPSEITKIAAEGILTCLQDAICSLEEKQDIGRGTEDWKFLPRVVEELAKLDAMGNVRTSMSKEDIHKQALDCKRIYEEELNRLDHELTKKSKINEQQRSKKGKTNAASSSAADYDSDDTIEMTEQEIDLAYKTLSSNMCHL; this is translated from the exons ATGTCTGATATTAACAAAGGTTCCAAGAGAAACCTTCCATCATGGATGAGTTCCaaagataatgatgatgatggaaaTTCTGGAAAGAAACCGGTTTTGGATGGTGAAAGTGGTGAGAAATCCAGTGAAATTGAGATTTCCAAGAAGAAGGCCAAACTTCAATCTTCTGCTTCTTGTTCGGAATCTATAGGCTTTGACAAGCTTCTG GAAGGTGTAGTTTTTGTGCTGTCGGGGTTTGTGAATCCCGAGCGTGGGATTTTGAGGTCGCGTGCTATGGAAATGGGAGCAGAGTTTAAGCCTGACTGGAACTCTAATTGCACCCTTTTGGTTTGTGCGTTTCCAAATACTCCTAAGTTTCGACAAGTTGAAGCTGATTGTGGAACTATTGTGTCAAAG GATTGGATACAAGAATGTTACACCCAGAGGAAACTCGTCGAAATTGATAGTTACCTTATGCATGCCGGGAAACCATGGCGTAAAGGAAGTAGATCGCACGAAGTCAATGAAG AACATAAACCATCTCACAGACCACCAAGGCACGTTGATAGAGAGGCTTCAAAGGCAAGTACTTCTATAAAATCGAAG GGAAAAGACATTGATGGCGCTAGGAAATGCTTTGAGCCTTCTGAAGTAAAGAAGTGGGCTCTTGATGATTTGAATAAAACAATTCAGTGGTTGGAGAGTCAAGAAGAAAAG CCAGATCCAAGTGAGATAACAAAAATAGCTGCAGAAGGGATTCTGACTTGCTTGCAAGATGCAATATGTTCTCTCGAGGAAAAACAG GACATTGGGAGAGGAACTGAGGACTGGAAATTCTTACCTCGAGTTGTTGAGGAGCTTGCGAAATTGGATGCCATGGGAAACGTTAGGACTTCAATGTCAAAGGAAGATATCCACAAACAAGCACTGGACTGTAAACGTATTTACGAGGAGGAACTAAATAGGTTAGATCATGAATTGACTAAGAAATCCAAGATAAATGAACAACAAAGAAGCAAAAAGGGAAAAACAAATGCCGCATCTTCCAGTGCAGCTGACTATGATAGTGATGATACAATCGAGATGACAGAACAAGAAATAGACCTTGCATATAAGACTTTATCTTCTAACATGTGTCACCTGTGA